Proteins from one Halovivax limisalsi genomic window:
- the moaC gene encoding cyclic pyranopterin monophosphate synthase MoaC, with product MSEPEPTSGDGATDADPDDSQTGEALTHTTAAGDVQMVDVGSKPDTKRRAVAAGRIRVRPATVGAIRADEIGKGDVLATARVGAIQAVKHTWETIPMCHQLPITNVDVAFDLEDDAVRLEVAVETTGKTGCEMEALQGVTTGLNVVWDMVKAAEKDEDGQYPETQIEDVRVVEKRKGAIDT from the coding sequence ATGAGTGAGCCCGAGCCGACGAGCGGCGACGGGGCGACCGACGCTGACCCGGACGACTCCCAGACCGGCGAGGCGCTGACCCACACGACCGCGGCGGGCGACGTACAGATGGTCGACGTGGGTTCGAAACCGGATACGAAGCGCCGGGCCGTCGCCGCCGGCCGGATACGGGTGCGGCCGGCTACCGTCGGGGCGATCCGAGCGGACGAGATCGGCAAGGGAGACGTTCTGGCAACGGCTCGCGTCGGGGCGATCCAGGCCGTCAAGCACACGTGGGAGACGATCCCGATGTGCCACCAGCTCCCGATCACGAACGTCGATGTCGCGTTCGACCTCGAAGACGACGCGGTGCGGCTGGAAGTCGCCGTCGAGACGACCGGCAAGACCGGTTGCGAGATGGAGGCACTCCAGGGCGTCACGACCGGACTCAACGTCGTCTGGGACATGGTCAAAGCCGCCGAGAAGGACGAGGACGGGCAGTATCCCGAGACGCAGATCGAGGACGTCCGGGTGGTCGAGAAGCGAAAAGGAGCGATCGACACGTAG
- a CDS encoding mRNA cleavage and polyadenylation specificity factor-like protein, producing the protein MSRRVTHRDGIHFDLDRHVVADARSATGDVNLVSHAHADHTFGSSPDVVVCSAETAAIATARTGVEFAFVESAPGIELLPAGHVVGSSAAIIEGADGTRYCYTGDFSTRDRAYLDGFDPDAVEADVLVMETTYGHPRYRFPPQDELEAAIREWIREHDDRPLFLFGYSLGRAQKLQRLVASATDRRVLVSRTIAEVNAAIEATTDVSFAGEPLDGRSLSDLDPDDLSDEIVVVPSNQSRREWIDAIAAETGALKAGFSGWAVEDSFLYRGDYDVTFALTDHCDFDELIETVRTIDPDVVHTHHGFDEAFADVLATEYGYTARPLKRDQTSLADFR; encoded by the coding sequence GTGTCACGTCGCGTCACGCACCGGGACGGCATCCACTTCGACCTCGACCGCCACGTCGTCGCCGACGCGCGTTCGGCGACTGGCGACGTCAACCTCGTGAGTCACGCCCACGCCGATCACACCTTCGGGTCGAGCCCCGACGTCGTCGTCTGCTCGGCCGAGACGGCGGCCATCGCGACGGCCCGGACGGGCGTCGAGTTTGCGTTCGTCGAGTCGGCGCCCGGCATCGAGCTGCTCCCGGCGGGCCACGTCGTCGGGTCGAGCGCGGCGATCATCGAGGGTGCGGACGGCACCCGATACTGCTACACGGGCGACTTCTCGACGCGCGATCGCGCCTACCTGGACGGCTTCGACCCCGACGCCGTCGAAGCCGACGTCCTCGTGATGGAGACCACCTACGGCCACCCGCGGTATCGGTTTCCGCCGCAGGACGAACTGGAAGCGGCCATCCGCGAGTGGATCCGCGAGCACGACGATCGCCCGCTGTTTCTGTTCGGCTACTCGCTGGGGCGGGCCCAGAAATTGCAGCGTCTGGTCGCGTCGGCCACCGATCGACGGGTGCTCGTCTCGCGGACGATCGCCGAGGTGAACGCGGCGATCGAGGCCACGACGGACGTCTCGTTCGCGGGCGAGCCGTTGGACGGCCGCTCGCTGTCCGACTTGGACCCGGACGATCTCTCCGACGAGATCGTCGTCGTGCCGTCGAACCAGTCGCGACGCGAGTGGATCGACGCGATCGCCGCGGAGACGGGCGCGCTGAAGGCCGGCTTCTCCGGTTGGGCGGTCGAGGATTCGTTCCTGTATCGGGGCGACTACGACGTCACCTTCGCGCTGACGGATCACTGCGACTTCGACGAACTGATCGAGACGGTCCGGACGATCGATCCCGACGTCGTCCACACGCATCACGGCTTCGACGAGGCGTTCGCGGACGTCCTGGCGACGGAGTACGGCTACACCGCCCGGCCGTTGAAACGCGACCAGACGTCGCTCGCGGACTTCCGCTGA
- a CDS encoding archaeal proteasome endopeptidase complex subunit alpha: MDGNRRQAYDRGQTIFSPDGRLYQVEYAREAVERGSPAVGVRAADGVVLAARKRLASPLLDADSVAKLHRVDDHLAIASAGHAADARQLVERARLEAQRHRLRYGEPAPVDSVTTDLADHVQESTQTGGTRPFGAALLVAGVDPSGTADPSAGHGQLYEVDPSGTPYGWQAVGIGDGADAIRGRLEDGTASPGGETTRSLEDDALTIDDAMTVALDGLAAEDEDPDPDAYECLTIEPGPTITRRTREEIASSLPGAAS; encoded by the coding sequence ATGGACGGTAACCGACGACAGGCCTACGACAGGGGCCAGACGATCTTCTCGCCCGACGGCCGACTCTACCAGGTCGAGTACGCTCGCGAGGCCGTCGAACGCGGCTCGCCCGCGGTCGGCGTGCGGGCGGCCGACGGCGTCGTGCTGGCCGCCCGGAAGCGGCTCGCCTCGCCGTTGCTCGATGCGGACTCGGTCGCGAAGCTCCACCGGGTCGACGACCACCTCGCGATCGCCTCCGCGGGCCACGCCGCCGACGCGCGCCAGCTCGTCGAGCGCGCCCGCCTCGAGGCCCAGCGCCACCGGCTCCGCTACGGCGAACCCGCACCGGTCGATTCGGTGACGACCGACCTGGCGGATCACGTCCAGGAGTCCACCCAGACCGGCGGCACGCGCCCGTTCGGCGCCGCCCTGCTCGTCGCCGGCGTGGACCCGTCGGGAACTGCCGACCCGTCCGCTGGCCACGGACAGCTCTACGAGGTCGATCCGAGCGGGACGCCGTACGGCTGGCAGGCGGTCGGCATCGGCGACGGCGCCGACGCGATCAGAGGTCGGTTGGAAGACGGCACGGCGTCCCCCGGTGGCGAGACCACACGCTCACTCGAGGACGACGCACTGACGATCGACGACGCGATGACGGTGGCGCTCGACGGGCTCGCCGCGGAAGACGAGGATCCGGACCCGGATGCCTACGAGTGCCTGACGATCGAGCCGGGGCCAACCATCACGAGGCGGACGCGCGAGGAAATCGCGTCGTCACTGCCGGGCGCTGCGTCCTGA
- a CDS encoding acylphosphatase: MSDRTRAHVFVSGTVQGVYYRANTRDTAREAGVDGWVKNLDDGRVEAVFEGPESAVEEVIEWCHEGSPAAEVEDVDVEDEEPRGETGFEIRY; the protein is encoded by the coding sequence ATGAGCGATCGAACTCGCGCGCACGTGTTCGTCTCCGGCACCGTTCAGGGCGTCTACTACCGGGCGAACACCCGGGATACCGCCCGCGAGGCCGGCGTCGACGGCTGGGTGAAGAACCTCGACGACGGCCGCGTCGAAGCCGTCTTCGAGGGACCCGAATCGGCCGTCGAGGAAGTGATCGAGTGGTGTCACGAAGGCAGCCCGGCTGCCGAGGTCGAGGACGTCGACGTCGAGGACGAAGAACCGCGGGGCGAGACCGGGTTCGAGATCCGGTACTGA
- a CDS encoding DUF555 domain-containing protein — protein sequence MNCRVVVEAAVPVFDVSTPDEAIRIAISKTGEMLNPDLNYVEINMGERTSPAGEELPPAFIAADEALVALELEMTVFNVEREEHASRIARKEIGQRLENIPLEVIEIETLPDEDAAAEAESSSDEATADEDTTVDESDPTGDGESVDDSDSAGDPALESAVDELAVDTTEGDTDDEDVLPEFEDIVD from the coding sequence ATGAACTGCAGGGTTGTCGTCGAGGCTGCCGTGCCGGTGTTCGACGTGAGTACGCCGGACGAGGCGATCCGGATCGCGATCTCGAAGACGGGCGAGATGCTGAACCCTGACCTCAACTACGTCGAGATCAACATGGGCGAGCGAACCTCGCCCGCCGGCGAGGAGCTCCCACCTGCGTTCATCGCGGCCGACGAGGCACTCGTCGCCCTCGAACTCGAGATGACCGTGTTCAACGTCGAGCGAGAAGAACACGCCTCGCGAATCGCACGCAAGGAGATCGGCCAGCGCCTGGAGAACATTCCGCTCGAGGTGATCGAGATCGAGACGTTACCCGACGAGGACGCGGCGGCCGAGGCGGAATCGTCGTCCGACGAGGCGACCGCCGACGAGGACACGACGGTCGACGAGTCGGATCCGACGGGTGACGGCGAATCGGTCGACGATTCCGATTCGGCCGGCGACCCGGCCCTGGAATCCGCCGTGGACGAACTCGCCGTCGACACGACCGAGGGCGACACCGACGACGAGGACGTCCTTCCAGAGTTCGAGGACATCGTCGACTGA
- the cdd gene encoding cytidine deaminase produces MNGLIARAREMQDASHVPYSEYRVGAALETADGSVFAGCNLEVVNFSNSLHAEEVAIAEAVKAGHREFERLAVSSDRRDGVTPCGMCRQTLAEFCDAELVVACDEGDDADGKPVVTTHTLGELLPAAMEQDDLA; encoded by the coding sequence ATGAACGGCTTGATCGCGCGCGCTCGCGAGATGCAGGACGCGTCACACGTTCCCTACTCCGAGTACCGGGTCGGCGCCGCCCTCGAGACGGCCGACGGGTCGGTCTTCGCCGGCTGCAATCTCGAGGTCGTCAACTTCTCGAACAGCCTCCACGCCGAGGAGGTCGCCATCGCGGAGGCGGTCAAAGCGGGCCACCGCGAGTTCGAACGCCTCGCGGTCAGTTCCGACCGTCGCGACGGCGTGACGCCCTGTGGCATGTGTCGCCAGACGCTCGCGGAGTTCTGCGACGCGGAGCTGGTCGTGGCCTGCGACGAGGGCGACGACGCCGACGGGAAGCCGGTCGTGACGACCCACACGCTCGGCGAGTTGCTCCCGGCCGCGATGGAGCAGGACGACCTCGCGTGA
- a CDS encoding DNA-3-methyladenine glycosylase family protein produces METGEIPSDELAGGFSPYLTIESGQTYRWTRSDGELYSGRRAPDAWYELAIDGEVVRVRSIETGLEWRSTTDAAPILRRRLRLDDDLDRIVDAAPDDPLVERAFDAHRGLRLVADPAFDTLISFICSAQMRVERINSMVDALAREYGTEIAFDGRIYHDFPTPAQLARATETELRDLGLGYRAPYVVETARMVADGEAHPAEAREMPYEDAREYLTRFVGVGEKVADCALLFSLGFDEAVPLDTWIRKAIASRYPECDRGSYAATSRAIRDRFGGEYAGYVQTYVFHHLRTGAEPVEPPT; encoded by the coding sequence ATGGAAACCGGCGAGATCCCGTCCGACGAGCTGGCCGGTGGGTTCTCCCCGTATCTCACGATCGAGAGCGGCCAGACCTACCGCTGGACGCGCAGCGACGGCGAGCTCTATAGCGGGCGGCGCGCACCGGACGCCTGGTACGAACTCGCCATCGACGGCGAGGTCGTCCGTGTCCGGTCGATCGAGACGGGTCTCGAGTGGCGCTCGACGACCGACGCGGCGCCCATCCTCCGGCGCAGGCTCCGCCTCGACGACGATCTCGACCGGATCGTCGACGCCGCGCCGGACGACCCGCTCGTCGAACGTGCCTTCGACGCCCACCGCGGGCTGCGTCTCGTCGCGGACCCGGCGTTCGACACGCTGATCTCGTTCATCTGTTCGGCCCAGATGCGCGTCGAACGCATCAACTCGATGGTCGACGCCCTAGCCCGCGAGTACGGCACCGAGATCGCATTCGACGGCCGGATCTACCACGACTTCCCGACCCCGGCCCAGCTCGCCCGGGCGACCGAGACCGAGTTGCGGGATCTCGGCCTCGGCTATCGCGCGCCGTACGTCGTCGAGACGGCCCGGATGGTCGCCGACGGCGAAGCGCATCCGGCCGAGGCTCGCGAGATGCCCTACGAGGACGCGCGGGAGTACCTCACCCGATTCGTCGGCGTCGGCGAGAAGGTCGCAGACTGCGCGTTGCTCTTCTCGCTCGGCTTCGACGAGGCGGTCCCGCTCGACACCTGGATTCGCAAGGCGATCGCGTCCCGGTATCCCGAGTGCGACCGCGGCTCTTACGCCGCCACGTCGCGGGCCATCCGGGACCGCTTCGGGGGCGAGTACGCGGGTTACGTCCAGACGTACGTCTTCCACCACCTCCGGACCGGCGCCGAGCCGGTCGAGCCGCCGACGTGA
- a CDS encoding UPF0058 family protein → MKKQELIHLHGLLAEVSNQCATWENCTIDLGEYESLGIRPTSIHKSKTDHKDAVFALAGGITEHMNADGDETETVAATAD, encoded by the coding sequence ATGAAGAAGCAGGAGCTCATTCACCTTCACGGCCTTCTTGCAGAGGTATCGAACCAGTGTGCCACATGGGAGAACTGCACGATCGACCTCGGAGAGTACGAGTCGCTCGGTATTCGGCCGACATCGATCCACAAATCGAAAACCGATCACAAGGACGCTGTTTTTGCGCTGGCGGGCGGCATTACCGAGCACATGAACGCTGACGGTGACGAAACCGAAACGGTCGCCGCGACTGCTGATTGA
- a CDS encoding NAD(P)H-hydrate dehydratase encodes MITGERMAAVDANAASLGVPRAQLMESSGNAIARVVREVAPDGGDVEIVAGRGNNGGDGFVAARFLAGDGGEGEAFNVETILLGRAERIGTEIARHNWDALVAGDADVREVTDSSTVSLPEADVIVDAMLGTGISGTLREPAATAAAAMAKSDATVVSVDVPSGFDAGGPERNANPVGADHVVTFHDEKPGLDALDAEVHVADIGIPAAAERFVGPGDLGLARPDGRTGRAYVVGGGPYTGAPALAAQAALRSGMELSFVAAPEVVADAIQGYAEDLIVQPYDGGRLTPAQVPDLVETAERYDDVVVLGPGLGSAEESLQASREFLESYAGPAVVDAEALPVVPDVDTDATLVCTPNRRELARMGGPEVDELRAGTDRTAETCAAIESFAADLDHVVLAKGADDVITDGERTRISRAGVPGMAVGGTGDLLAGITAGLLEHADPFEAACAAAYVNGRAGEVLAGRWGDGDGLGIAASDLLTEIPGVLWGEPDE; translated from the coding sequence ATGATCACCGGCGAACGCATGGCCGCGGTCGACGCAAACGCCGCGTCGCTGGGCGTCCCGCGAGCCCAGTTGATGGAATCGAGCGGGAACGCGATCGCCCGCGTCGTCCGCGAGGTTGCGCCCGACGGCGGCGACGTCGAGATCGTCGCCGGCCGGGGCAACAACGGCGGCGACGGCTTCGTCGCGGCCCGGTTCCTGGCCGGCGACGGTGGTGAGGGCGAGGCGTTCAACGTCGAGACGATCCTGCTGGGCCGGGCCGAGCGGATCGGCACCGAGATCGCCCGTCACAACTGGGACGCCCTCGTCGCCGGCGACGCCGACGTCCGCGAGGTGACCGACTCGTCGACGGTCTCGCTGCCGGAGGCGGACGTCATCGTCGACGCAATGTTGGGCACGGGGATCAGCGGAACCCTCCGCGAACCCGCGGCCACGGCGGCCGCGGCGATGGCGAAGTCCGACGCGACCGTCGTCTCGGTCGACGTCCCGTCGGGCTTCGACGCCGGCGGTCCGGAGCGGAACGCAAATCCCGTCGGCGCGGACCACGTCGTCACGTTCCACGACGAAAAGCCCGGGCTCGATGCGCTCGACGCCGAGGTCCACGTCGCAGACATCGGGATCCCCGCCGCGGCGGAGCGATTCGTCGGCCCCGGCGACCTCGGGCTCGCCAGGCCCGACGGTCGAACGGGGCGGGCGTACGTCGTCGGCGGCGGGCCCTACACCGGCGCGCCGGCGCTCGCCGCGCAGGCGGCGCTGCGAAGCGGGATGGAACTGTCCTTCGTCGCCGCACCCGAGGTCGTCGCCGACGCGATCCAGGGCTACGCCGAGGACCTCATCGTCCAGCCCTACGACGGCGGGCGACTGACGCCGGCGCAGGTTCCCGACCTCGTCGAGACCGCCGAGCGATACGACGACGTGGTCGTCCTCGGCCCCGGTCTCGGGAGCGCCGAGGAGAGTCTCCAGGCTTCCCGCGAGTTCCTCGAATCCTACGCCGGGCCCGCCGTCGTCGACGCGGAGGCGCTCCCGGTCGTCCCGGACGTCGACACCGACGCGACGCTGGTCTGTACGCCGAACCGTCGCGAACTCGCCCGGATGGGCGGTCCCGAGGTCGACGAACTTCGCGCGGGGACCGACCGGACGGCCGAAACGTGCGCCGCGATCGAATCGTTCGCCGCCGACCTCGACCACGTCGTCCTCGCGAAGGGCGCCGACGACGTGATCACCGACGGCGAGCGGACGCGAATTTCGAGGGCGGGCGTCCCCGGCATGGCCGTCGGCGGCACCGGTGACCTCCTCGCCGGCATCACCGCCGGTCTGCTCGAACACGCCGACCCGTTCGAGGCGGCCTGCGCGGCGGCGTACGTCAACGGCCGCGCCGGCGAGGTGCTGGCCGGGCGGTGGGGCGACGGAGACGGCCTCGGCATCGCCGCGTCGGACCTCCTCACGGAGATCCCCGGCGTTCTGTGGGGTGAGCCCGATGAGTGA
- a CDS encoding DUF7351 domain-containing protein, with the protein MTDVDPDGTVSDDDGASPLATVDLDDAIHVTEPSEAFQALGNEIRTSILETVRDRSGGAPPDARVSFSTLFEASSVDTTAGFAYHLDELVGPFLEKTDEGYALTAAGRRVARAIESGTFTRRVDRADIPIDDPCPFCAGDGLEAMVTDTVVTIACRECDRPVLKMDFPPGGFAAHGEDIPAAFDRHHRHRIDLLGDGVCPECSGRVERAVEVVAPDRLDDAFLDAEGVPDPVQAAFACEHCGYDLQCPVAHTLLSHPAVVSFFHDHDAAVAARPIWNVGPEWSETPLSHDPIAVRVAVTLEDETLECYVDGAGDVVETRRVDESREGIEHGGGVETAPPADRPEADAA; encoded by the coding sequence ATGACCGACGTGGACCCGGACGGTACCGTGAGCGACGACGATGGGGCGTCGCCGCTCGCGACGGTCGACCTCGACGACGCGATCCACGTCACCGAACCGAGCGAGGCGTTCCAGGCGCTCGGCAACGAGATCCGCACCAGCATTCTGGAGACGGTTCGAGACCGGTCCGGGGGAGCGCCACCGGACGCACGGGTCTCCTTCTCGACGCTCTTCGAGGCGTCGTCGGTCGACACCACCGCCGGCTTCGCCTACCACCTCGACGAACTCGTCGGCCCCTTCCTCGAGAAGACGGACGAGGGCTACGCGCTGACCGCGGCCGGTCGCCGCGTGGCCCGGGCGATCGAATCCGGCACCTTCACCCGGCGGGTCGATCGAGCCGACATCCCCATCGACGATCCGTGTCCGTTCTGCGCGGGCGACGGACTCGAAGCGATGGTGACCGACACCGTCGTCACCATCGCCTGTCGCGAGTGTGACCGACCGGTCCTCAAGATGGACTTTCCGCCCGGCGGCTTCGCGGCCCACGGGGAGGACATCCCGGCCGCCTTCGACCGCCACCACCGCCACCGCATCGATCTCCTCGGCGACGGCGTCTGTCCGGAGTGCAGCGGGCGCGTCGAGCGCGCGGTCGAGGTCGTCGCTCCCGATCGGCTCGACGACGCGTTCCTCGACGCCGAGGGCGTTCCCGACCCCGTCCAGGCCGCGTTTGCCTGCGAACACTGCGGCTACGACCTCCAGTGTCCCGTCGCGCACACCCTGCTCTCGCACCCGGCTGTCGTCTCGTTCTTCCACGATCACGACGCCGCCGTCGCGGCGCGCCCGATCTGGAACGTCGGCCCCGAGTGGTCCGAAACGCCGCTCTCGCACGACCCGATCGCCGTCCGCGTCGCCGTCACCCTCGAAGACGAAACGCTGGAGTGCTACGTCGACGGGGCCGGCGACGTCGTCGAAACGCGTCGGGTCGACGAATCTCGCGAGGGTATCGAGCACGGGGGCGGTGTGGAAACCGCGCCGCCCGCCGACCGACCGGAGGCCGACGCCGCTTGA
- a CDS encoding proteasome subunit alpha — protein sequence MSQTPAGDGQTEGRDPPKEFSTGTTIVGLAGADGVVLGADARASLGGRFVTNQSVRKVEPIGEHAAIAFSGGVSDAQSFVAQLRAEQRIYELDHDRPMSTGVLAERAAGLLRSGQFRGLGIVLGGVDPEPAIYEVDGAGGVLRDDVAAGGSGMQLAYGALEAAFESSSTVESLRLLAARALESAAERDVASGDGMTITAITADGLAERRIDGLGEVALDAASADGSADGGDADEGVTRDGR from the coding sequence ATGTCCCAGACTCCAGCGGGGGATGGTCAGACGGAGGGGAGAGACCCGCCGAAGGAATTCTCGACCGGAACGACGATCGTCGGTCTGGCCGGCGCCGACGGCGTGGTCCTCGGGGCCGACGCGCGGGCGAGCCTCGGCGGCCGATTCGTGACCAACCAGTCGGTGCGGAAGGTCGAACCGATCGGCGAGCACGCGGCCATCGCGTTCTCGGGCGGCGTGAGCGACGCGCAGTCCTTCGTCGCACAACTCCGGGCCGAACAGCGCATCTACGAACTCGATCACGACCGGCCGATGTCGACCGGGGTGCTGGCCGAACGCGCCGCGGGCCTGCTCCGGAGCGGGCAGTTCCGCGGACTCGGCATCGTCCTCGGCGGCGTCGACCCGGAGCCGGCGATCTACGAGGTCGACGGTGCGGGCGGCGTGCTTCGCGACGACGTCGCGGCGGGCGGCAGCGGCATGCAACTCGCCTACGGCGCGCTCGAAGCCGCGTTCGAGTCGTCATCGACGGTCGAGTCGCTCCGTCTGCTCGCCGCACGAGCGCTCGAGAGCGCCGCGGAACGCGACGTGGCCAGCGGCGACGGCATGACGATCACCGCGATCACGGCCGACGGGCTCGCGGAGCGGCGGATCGACGGGCTCGGCGAGGTAGCCCTCGACGCTGCGAGCGCGGACGGATCCGCTGACGGCGGCGATGCCGACGAGGGGGTGACTCGAGATGGACGGTAA
- a CDS encoding phosphomannomutase: MTLFGTAGIRGPVAGTVTPSLALAVGQAVASDADGTGPTVVLGYDGRETSEALAAAMAAGLASGGASVRRLGQVPTPTLAFASQGRRGAMITASHNPPADNGVKLFDDGVEYDREAERAVERAVEDPATKSWDRWGSIERVDALDRYRDAVCGYVREQFADGDTRDESADAATIEPLAGQSVVVDCGTGVGALATPQVLGRLGADVTALNATVDGHFPARESKPTPETLTDCAAYLAEGDADLGLAHDGDGDRLVVLGPDGDVVHEDTILAVVAAHYVEAATVADPVVVTTPNASARIDERVREAGGRVERVRLGSLHEGIARVRAESDAGSDTEVVFAAEPWKHIHPAFGGWIDGVASAAMVAGLVAATGDVEALREPVAERPYRKESVPCPDDIKERVMADLETRLPERFPEGSVDTDYGVRIELPDASWVLVRPSGTEPYVRLYAESDGVESLVAETREAIERAVETV; encoded by the coding sequence ATGACGCTGTTCGGGACCGCGGGGATCCGGGGGCCGGTCGCCGGGACGGTGACGCCGTCGCTCGCGCTGGCGGTGGGCCAGGCCGTCGCGAGCGACGCCGATGGAACGGGGCCGACGGTCGTTCTCGGCTACGACGGCCGGGAGACCAGCGAGGCGCTGGCGGCCGCGATGGCGGCCGGTCTCGCGAGCGGCGGCGCCTCGGTCCGCCGACTCGGACAGGTCCCGACGCCGACGCTCGCGTTCGCCTCGCAGGGCCGACGCGGGGCGATGATCACCGCGAGTCACAACCCGCCGGCGGACAACGGGGTCAAGCTCTTCGACGACGGGGTGGAGTACGACCGCGAGGCGGAGCGCGCCGTCGAGCGGGCCGTCGAGGATCCCGCGACGAAATCGTGGGATCGGTGGGGATCGATCGAACGGGTGGACGCCCTCGACCGATACCGAGACGCCGTTTGCGGGTACGTTCGCGAGCAGTTTGCCGACGGCGACACTCGCGACGAGTCCGCCGACGCGGCGACAATCGAGCCCCTGGCGGGACAGTCGGTCGTCGTCGACTGCGGCACCGGCGTCGGCGCGTTGGCGACGCCGCAGGTACTCGGTCGACTCGGGGCAGACGTGACGGCGCTGAACGCCACCGTCGACGGGCACTTCCCCGCCCGGGAGAGCAAACCGACGCCCGAGACCCTGACAGACTGCGCGGCGTACCTCGCCGAAGGAGACGCCGATCTCGGCCTGGCCCACGACGGCGACGGGGATCGACTCGTCGTGCTCGGTCCCGACGGGGACGTCGTCCACGAGGACACGATCCTCGCGGTCGTCGCAGCCCACTACGTCGAGGCCGCGACCGTCGCGGATCCGGTCGTCGTCACCACGCCGAACGCGTCCGCGCGGATCGACGAGCGAGTGCGCGAGGCCGGCGGCCGCGTCGAGCGGGTGCGACTCGGGTCGCTCCACGAAGGGATCGCCCGCGTGCGGGCCGAATCGGACGCGGGATCGGACACCGAGGTCGTCTTCGCCGCCGAGCCGTGGAAACACATCCACCCGGCCTTCGGCGGCTGGATCGACGGCGTCGCCAGCGCCGCGATGGTCGCGGGGCTCGTCGCGGCAACGGGCGACGTCGAAGCGCTCCGCGAGCCCGTCGCCGAACGTCCGTACCGCAAGGAGAGCGTTCCCTGCCCGGACGACATCAAGGAACGGGTGATGGCGGACCTCGAAACACGCCTGCCAGAGCGCTTCCCCGAGGGGTCGGTCGACACCGACTACGGCGTCAGGATCGAGCTCCCGGACGCGTCGTGGGTGCTGGTGCGTCCCAGCGGAACCGAACCATACGTCCGGCTGTACGCCGAGAGTGACGGCGTCGAGTCGCTGGTCGCGGAGACGCGCGAAGCGATCGAGCGGGCGGTCGAAACCGTCTGA
- a CDS encoding transcription initiation factor IIB: MTDTQIRTYTEERTRTENESVAENEQEHCPECGGRLVSDEEHAETVCADCGLVVEEDEIDRGPEWRAFDSAERDQKSRVGAPTTKMMHDQGLSTNIGWQDKDAYGKSLSSRQRQKMQRLRTWNERFRTRDSKERNLKQALGEIDRMASALGLPENVRETASVIYRRALEEDLLPGRSIEGVATASLYAAARQAGTPRSLDEISQVSRVDRMELTRTYRYVVRELSLEVKPADPEHYVPRFVSGLDLSDETERTARELLESARGDGVHSGKSPVGLAAAAVYAAALLTNEKVTQNEVSEVANISEVTIRNRYKELLEASDMAAPA, encoded by the coding sequence ATGACCGATACACAAATCCGAACCTACACGGAGGAACGTACGCGAACCGAGAACGAATCGGTCGCCGAGAACGAACAGGAGCACTGTCCGGAGTGTGGCGGCCGGCTGGTCTCCGACGAAGAACACGCGGAGACGGTGTGTGCGGACTGCGGCCTCGTCGTCGAGGAGGACGAGATCGACCGCGGGCCGGAGTGGCGCGCGTTCGACTCGGCCGAGCGCGACCAGAAGTCGCGTGTCGGCGCCCCGACGACGAAGATGATGCACGACCAGGGTCTGTCGACGAACATCGGCTGGCAGGACAAGGACGCCTACGGCAAGTCCCTCTCGAGCCGCCAGCGCCAGAAGATGCAGCGCCTGCGCACCTGGAACGAGCGCTTCCGCACGCGCGACTCGAAGGAGCGCAACCTGAAGCAGGCCCTCGGCGAGATCGATCGCATGGCGAGCGCGCTCGGCCTGCCCGAGAACGTCCGCGAGACGGCGTCGGTCATCTACCGCCGCGCGCTCGAGGAGGACCTCCTGCCGGGTCGCTCGATCGAGGGCGTCGCGACGGCGTCGCTGTACGCCGCCGCCCGCCAGGCGGGCACGCCGCGCAGCCTCGACGAGATCTCGCAGGTCAGCCGCGTCGATCGCATGGAGCTCACCCGGACCTACCGCTACGTGGTCCGCGAGCTTTCGCTCGAGGTCAAGCCCGCCGATCCCGAGCACTACGTGCCGCGATTCGTGAGCGGTCTCGACCTCTCAGACGAGACCGAACGCACCGCTCGCGAGCTCCTCGAGTCGGCTCGCGGCGACGGCGTCCACTCGGGCAAGTCGCCGGTCGGCCTCGCGGCCGCCGCCGTCTACGCCGCGGCGCTGCTCACCAACGAGAAGGTGACCCAGAACGAGGTCAGCGAGGTCGCCAACATCTCCGAAGTGACGATCCGAAACCGCTACAAGGAGCTGCTCGAAGCCTCGGACATGGCCGCCCCAGCCTGA